From Kogia breviceps isolate mKogBre1 chromosome 2, mKogBre1 haplotype 1, whole genome shotgun sequence, one genomic window encodes:
- the C2H10orf71 gene encoding cardiac-enriched FHL2-interacting protein, translating to MQGSKKCTDAFSDSSSIGSVLDDADREVISLTDRAFRSLCVSEDASFHDSDLALSPDITRQVFGNFHQRTVSHTHRKSGIWSQLPSQGTEHAGWAATFQQLPKYVQGEEKYPKSSPPLTPAQRRLEVPVSGLRNSNKPVSKVSSLIKSFDRTESQRCDSRPPTSKAPALKNPSKFAPLPESGVNFCFDSAFLTVRRVPAEVSSTHKTSHQPGRKHGEQESPKNPEMACHGPNSFLPTPENTANSFESKFPSPAHEAATGETARGQEWARKGTFLHSENSAFESWNAHQPRLPERKNATDTVVESKAPKHYEDTPLLREPPASEHKASPCHIQAGCGQEENRLAAGTLSTSGTWGSRDLGAQVFATEGKASISQPEPPLKPTHAPWRKPKSGKGGKESLQEASEEKKQTNWRGPALYTKHNPQGQFPEKDALDMPVDPREHYDPPFNISKLLTPVIPNKHVLESSNSQPAELTPSPTGQLNGYQEKEPSESQSRDSYKSKAPSLLFNLKDVRKRVKSTYSPSPLLKGPDEKTRGKQESLSNGGLLPNGLEEGPPDELSKETPADAPPVSLISTQKDPKADPGAASADNYLALTSPSPNTKAPFCVNGEATDRNSYENDDANGESEMGGARPSWRPDSREHCPRKHLSLKLCSGDPEAGKTAETPKTSDLENGFLRSVSQDTEPERETRLQNQNFDQKFSPGPLSPEEEDVFYSDSQSDFMPGLKGKAKFSTSSSDQSFASFEDQQKTWLAESQPEDGRNDMSVGNSQKDEKEKVMEEDELQDRTLSNGHACVEEHSKQESLQGEEESLPEGSPRKGSREGANFRGTGTGGSKDTALSHAKDLIPSPCSTSNKHILFAIKDNTLRATPVIKPIMLPLLRSMSSESLLGNGHKEEELPRPGWGRDAGLCAPESQEMPSTLTPASVQGTHLKGSACEDMEDHGWGPSAARPETSQAAPKRYVPFPPLTGEGQGLKPPREAVHKVVANKGKSGSIGQGKPDAPRCIPTIALPEGDLEDQPPLQKLGTCWEEQAQGFQSHFLSTPRARPPRRRLVPGELAASPNASSLEENSACSPATSSIWDDAYQAPSEPSLLPGEPPRSSPWASPRPGRVAHREDLTHALTWEPGSDPQLEPSAEDLRTLSPRGSLLDVATSSAGLLEKPEPPAQLERAAGKPPAVPPKTEKALRRAKKLASKRRKADQPQGKQGERREEKLYPEDSERRPLSPGERPPARFPMVRSLPPPVRRHSVSAFSEPIPRRPGGSQSLTPLSPYPATQKVLQDPLSGEYFVFDLPLQMKIKTFYDPETGKYVKVSIPSSEGGSPEPSPPDALAAPYVLYPGFRPLPVTALMPLRCSSQLSAPTFLRQRPHTAEAAGPRPQSAQDAGLQLTSEPPSDPTQHSAGQCPKGRPQSPGEEVGDAPSLDIVCTNDLEDFAMEGIS from the coding sequence ATGCAGGGGAGTAAGAAGTGCACGGACGCCTTCAGCGACTCCTCGAGCATTGGCAGCGTGCTGGACGATGCAGACAGGGAGGTGATCAGCCTCACGGACCGGGcgttccggagcctgtgcgtctccGAGGACGCATCCTTCCATGACTCCGACCTGGCCCTGTCCCCGGATATCACCCGCCAGGTGTTTGGGAATTTTCACCAGAGAACGGTGAGCCATACCCATAGGAAAAGCGGCATTTGGAGCCAGTTACCATCCCAAGGCACGGAGCATGCCGGCTGGGCGGCCACGTTCCAACAGCTGCCCAAGTACGTTCAAGGGGAGGAGAAGTATCCCAAGAGCAGCCCCCCACTGACACCAGCCCAGAGGAGACTGGAAGTGCCAGTTTCCGGCCTGAGGAACAGCAACAAGCCTGTTTCCAAAGTGTCGTCACTGATTAAATCTTTTGACAGGACTGAAAGCCAACGTTGTGACAGCAGGCCTCCTACCAGCAAGGCTCCAGCTCTCAAAAATCCCTCCAAATTTGCTCCTCTTCCAGAAAGCGGTGTCAACTTCTGCTTCGATTCTGCCTTTTTGACGGTCAGGAGGGTGCCTGCTGAAGTCTCCAGCACCCATAAGACTAGCCACCAGCCTGGCAGGAAGCACGGAGAGCAGGAGTCCCCCAAGAATCCTGAAATGGCCTGTCATGGCCCCAACAGCTTCCTCCCTACGCCCGAAAACACAGCCAACTCATTTGAGTCAAAGTTCCCCTCTCCGGCCCACGAGGCAGCCACCGGAGAGACTGCAAGGGGCCAGGAGTGGGCTCGCAAAGGGACCTTTCTTCATAGTGAAAACAGTGCTTTTGAGTCATGGAATGCCCACCAACCCAGGCTGCCCGAGAGGAAGAATGCTACTGACACTGTCGTAGAAAGCAAGGCTCCCAAGCATTATGAGGACACGCCCTTGCTAAGAGAGCCCCCCGCCTCTGAGCACAAAGCCTCCCCCTGCCACATCCAGGCCGGCTGCGGTCAGGAAGAGAACAGGCTGGCCGCAGGGACTCTCTCCACATCTGGAACCTGGGGATCTAGGGACCTGGGAGCCCAGGTATTCGCTACAGAGGGAAAAGCTTCCATCTCACAGCCTGAGCCTCCATTGAAACCGACCCATGCCCCCTGGAGGAAACCAAAGTCTGGCAAGGGAGGTAAAGAAAGTCTACAAGAGGCTTCGGAAGAGAAGAAGCAGACCAACTGGAGAGGCCCAGCCTTGTATACAAAGCACAATCCCCAGGGGCAATTTCCAGAAAAGGATGCTCTTGACATGCCTGTGGACCCCCGTGAGCATTACGATCCTCCTTTCAACATCAGTAAGCTTCTGACCCCTGTCATACCCAACAAGCATGTGCTGGAGTCATCCAACAGCCAGCCAGCAGAGCTAACCCCATCACCCACAGGACAGCTAAATGGGTACCAAGAGAAGGAGCCCAGTGAAAGTCAGTCCCGGGACAGTTACAAATCCAAAGCCCCCAGCCTGCTGTTCAACCTCAAAGATGTGCGGAAGCGTGTGAAAAGCACATACAGTCCCTCGCCTCTCTTAAAAGGCCCTGATGAGAAAACCAGAGGCAAGCAAGAATCCCTGAGCAACGGCGGCCTCCTTCCCAACGGGCTCGAGGAAGGCCCTCCAGACGAGCTTTCTAAGGAGACACCAGCTGATGCCCCTCCTGTGTCACTCATCAGTACCCAGAAGGACCCCAAAGCTGACCCCGGTGCAGCCTCTGCAGACAACTACCTAGCTCTCACCTCACCATCACCTAACACCAAAGCCCCCTTCTGTGTCAACGGCGAGGCCACCGACAGGAACAGCTATGAGAACGACGATGCCAATGGAGAATCGGAGATGGGTGGTGCCAGGCCCAGCTGGCGTCCAGACTCCAGGGAACACTGCCCCAGGAAACATCTGTCCCTGAAGCTTTGCAGtggagaccctgaggcagggaAGACTGCGGAGACCCCAAAGACCTCCGACCTAGAGAATGGATTCTTGAGATCTGTATCTCAAGATACAGAACCCGAGAGAGAGACAAGACTTCAGAATCAAAACTTTGACCAGAAATTCTCCCCAGGGCCCCTTTCTCCCGAGGAGGAAGATGTGTTTTACAGTGACAGCCAGTCTGATTTTATGCCAGGCCTCAAAGGTAAGGCCAAATTCAGCACCAGCTCTTCAGATCAGTCCTTTGCCTCGTTCGAAGATCAGCAGAAGACGTGGCTCGCCGAGAGCCAGCCGGAAGACGGGAGGAATGACATGAGTGTAGGTAACAGTCAGAAGGATGAGAAGGAGAAAGTGATGGAGGAAGATGAACTACAAGACCGCACCTTGAGTAACGGGCACGCATGCGTGGAGGAGCACAGCAAGCAGGAATCCTTGCAAGGAGAAGAGGAAAGTTTGCCAGAAGGTAGCCCCAGGAAGGGGTCGAGGGAGGGAGCTAATTTCAGAGGCACTGGCACTGGGGGAAGTAAGGATACAGCTCTTTCACATGCCAAAGACCTAATCCCTTCACCATGTTCCACTTCAAACAAGCACATACTCTTTGCAATTAAAGACAACACCCTCAGGGCCACCCCCGTGATAAAACCCATCATGCTGCCCCTCCTGAGATCCATGTCCTCAGAGTCCCTGCTGGGCAATGGTCACAAAGAAGAGGAACTGCCAAggccaggctggggcagggatGCTGGTCTTTGTGCCCCCGAGAGCCAGGAAATGCCCAGCACTCTGACACCCGCCAGCGTGCAAGGCACACACTTGAAGGGGTCGGCCTGTGAGGATATGGAGGACCACGGGTGGGGTCCCAGCGCAGCCAGGCCAGAGACCTCCCAGGCAGCCCCAAAGAGGTATGTCCCATTTCCTCCACTCACAGGAGAGGGCCAAGGGTTGAAGCCACCCCGAGAGGCCGTACATAAAGTCGTGGCGAACAAGGGCAAGAGCGGTTCCATCGGCCAGGGGAAGCCGGATGCTCCAAGGTGCATCCCCACGATTGCTTTGCCAGAAGGAGACCTAGAAGACCAGCCACCCCTACAGAAGCTTGGAACCTGTTGGGAAGAGCAGGCGCAAGGTTTCCAAAGTCACTTTTTGTCTACACCCAGAGCACGGCCCCCGAGGAGAAGACTGGTCCCTGGTGAGCTAGCAGCTTCCCCCAACGCCAGCTCCCTGGAAGAGAACAGTGCATGCTCCCCTGCCACCAGCAGCATTTGGGATGATGCTTACCAGGCCCCCAGTGAGCCCAGCCTGCTGCCAGGGGAGCCTCCCCGCAGCAGCCCCTGGGCCAGCCCCCGCCCTGGCAGGGTGGCCCACAGGGAGGACCTGACACATGCCCTCACGTGGGAGCCTGGCTCCGACCCCCAACTGGAGCCATCAGCAGAAGACCTCAGGACACTTTCTCCGAGAGGCTCGTTGTTGGACGTGGCCACCAGCTCAGCTGGCCTCCTGGAGAAGCCAGAGCCTCCTGCTCAGCTGGAAAGGGCGGCTGGCAAGCCACCAGCAGTCCCACCCAAAACAGAGAAGGCCCTGCGGCGGGCCAAGAAGCTGGCGAGCAAGAGGAGAAAGGCCGACCAGCCACAGGGAAAGCAGGGTGAACGCCGGGAGGAAAAGCTGTACCCCGAGGACTCAGAGCGTAGGCCTCTGTCCCCCGGAGAGAGGCCCCCAGCCAGGTTCCCCATGGTCCGTTCCCTGCCCCCTCCCGTGCGCCGCCACTCAGTGTCCGCCTTCTCAGAGCCGATCCCGAGGCGGCCTGGGGGGTCCCAGTCCCTTACACCCCTGTCCCCTTACCCTGCCACCCAGAAGGTCCTCCAAGACCCCCTATCTGGAGAGTACTTTGTCTTCGATCTGCCGCTCCAGATGAAAATCAAGACCTTCTATGACCCAGAGACGGGCAAATACGTCAAGGTCTCCATCCCCTCCTCTGAGGGGGGTTCCCCCGAGCCAAGCCCGCCGGATGCCCTTGCTGCTCCCTACGTGCTGTACCCGGGCTTCCGGCCCCTGCCCGTGACAGCCTTGATGCCCCTGCGGTGCTCCTCTCAGCTCTCTGCCCCCACCTTCCTAAGGCAGCGCCCTCACACCGCCGAGGCCgctggccccaggccccagagcgCCCAAGATGCTGGCCTGCAGCTGACCTCTGAGCCTCCCAGTGACCCCACCCAGCACTCTGCAGGCCAGTGCCCCAAGGGGCGCCCCCAGAgcccaggggaggaggtgggagatgctCCAAGCCTGGATATCGTCTGCACTAACGACCTAGAGGACTTTGCCATGGAAGGCATTTCTTGA